One Streptosporangium becharense genomic window, CGGCAGGCGCCTGCCCTCGGCCGCCAGGCGGATGGTCCAGATCGGCAACTGGTGGCTGACCAGGATCGCCTCGTGCCCGCGCGCCGCGTCGCGGGCGGCGACGACCGCGGCCCGCATCCGCCGGACCAGGTGGTTGTAGGGCTCCCCCCAGGAAGGGCGGAGCGGGTTCCACAGGTAGCGGTACAGGCGCGGGTTGCGGAACACCCCGTCGCCGCCGCCGACCGGCAGTCCCTCGAAGATGTTCTGGGCCTCGATGAGGCGCTCGTCGAGCGTGACCTCCAGGCCGAAGGTCTCCGCCAGCGGGGCGGCGGTCTCCTGGGCCCGCTCCAGCGGTGAGGAGAACAACGCGGTCACGTCGCGTCCGGCGACCGACTTGGCGACTGTCTTGGCCATCAGCCTGCCGTTCTCGGACAGGTGATAGTCGGGCAGCCTGCCGTACAGGACGTTGGCGGGGTTGTGCACCTCCCCGTGACGCAGGAGGTGGACGACGGTGGTCTCAGCCATGGTGTCGTCAGCCTACCGACTGGTACGGGAAACGGTGCAGGCGGTCCTCTTTGCCCCAGCCCTTCCTGATCCGGCGTGGAGGATTTGGATCTTGCCGCGGGAGGATCCCGGGGAAAAGGTACGCCTCATGAGTTCATTAGCCCTAGCACTCGCCCTGGCCTCGGCCGTCGCCCACGCCTCGTGGAACCTGATGAGCAAGCAGGCGGCCCATGCCGACGACGTCGTCTTCGTCTGGCTGGTGGTCACCGCGTCCACGGTGCTGTGGGCCCCGGTCGCGGCCGGTTACCTGCTTCTCGGCGGCACCTTCCCCACCCCGGCCGGCCTCGCGGCGATCGCCGGGAGCACCGCTGTCCACGTCGTCTACTTCATGCTGTTGCAACGCGGCTACCGCCACGGCGACCTGTCGATGGTCTACCCGATCGCCCGGGGCACCGGGCCGCTGCTGGCCAGTCTGGTGGCGGTCGTGTTGCTGGGTGAGCGGCCGGGCCCGGCCGGGGTGGCGGGCATCCTGCTGGTCGGGACGGGCGTCTTCCTGCTCGGCGCGACCCGCCGGCCCACCCGCCGGGACCTGACCGGGATCGGGTTCGGGTTCGCCGTCGGGGTGTGCATAGCGGCCTACACCGTGTGGGACAAGCAGGCCGTCAGCGCCTTCGGGGTGGCGCCGCTCATGCTCAACTACCTCGGCGAGCTGGGCCGTTCCGTCGTCATGACCCCGGCGGTGCTCACCACCCGACGCCGCGGCCTGATCACGCCGACCTGGCGGGAACACCGGGTGCGGGTGCTGGGTGCGGCCGTGCTCGGCCCGTTCTCCTACCTGCTGATGCTGATCGCCTTCACCTTCTCGCCGATCAGCTCGGTGGCTCCGGTACGCGAGATCAGCGTGCTCATCGCGGTGGTGCTCGGCGGCAGGCTCCTGGCCGAGGGCGACCTTCCCCGCCGCCTGCTGGCCGCCGGGGTCATCGTCGCCGGTGTGGTGACGATCGCCCTGAACTGACCGCGACCGCCGCCCGAGCCTACGGGCGGGCCGGGACGACCGGCTCATGAGCGGGCCGGGACCTCCGTACGGAGCCCCGGCACCCGGGTGGACCGAGGCGGCCGTACGGAGCCCACGGCACATGGGCGGACCGAGGCGGCCGTACGGAGCTCCGGCTCAGCGGACCGCCAGATCCGGGGTGGGGGACGGCAGGTCCGGGGTGGAGGACGGCAGACCGGCGGCGATCGTCTTCAGCGCGTCGACCGCGGCGCGGATGGCCGGACGGCGAGCCGCGTCGCTGCGCCAGATCGCGTAGAGCTTGCGGGTGGGACGCGGCCTGATCGGGACGGCCCGCACATCCGCCGGGAGGGGGCCGCGGCCCAGACGGGGGATGATGGCGCACCCCTGACCGGCCGCGACGAGGGCCATCTGCGTCGGGTACTCGTCGGCCATGCAGGCGATCTCCGGCTCCAGCTCGGCCGAGCGCAGCGTGTAGACCAGCCAGTCATGGCAGACCGTGCCGGGCGAGGAGCTGATCCACCGTTCCCCCGACAGCTCGGCCAGCTCGACCTCGGGCCGACCGGCCAGCGGGTGGGAGGCGGGCAGGACCACGTCGGCGATGTCGTCGAGCAACTGTGCCCGGGAGAGCCCCTCGGGGATGGACATGGGACGGTTCATCCAGTCCTGGACCACCGCGAGGTCGAGCTCACCGCGGATCACCTCGCGGACCTGCCGTTCCGGTTCCCGTTCCATGAGCTGCAGGTGCAGGTCGGGGTGGCGGTCTCTCAACAGGGTCAACGCGCCGGGGAGCAGGCCCCGGGCCGCCGTCGGGAAGGCGCCGATGCTCAGCCGCCCCACGACCTCGCCGCGCAACGCCTCGAAGTCGGCCTCGGCGGTCTCGACCAGCGCGAGGATGCGTCCGGCGTGGTCGGCCAGGAGCCCGGCGGCGTCGGTCAGCCGCACACCGCGGCCGTTGCGCTCCAGCAGCGTCGCGCCGATCTCGCGTTCCAGCTTGGCGAGCTGCTGGGAGACCGCCGACGGGGTCACCATGAGCGCTTCGGCCGCCGCGCCGACCGAACCGTAGACGGAGACCGCGTGCAGGGCCTTCAACCGGTTCAGATCCAACATGTAAGCAAGTCTAAACTAATATCTCCAGGAAATCTAATTTGTACTGAAATAAGATGGCAAACAAGGATAGACGCATGCGTACCCGGCACCTCCTGCTCGCCATCGGCCTGGCCGCCGTGTGGGGCTTCAACTTCGTCGTCATGGAGGTCGGGCTTCAGCACTTCCCTCCGCTGTTCTACGTGGCGCTCCGCTTCCTGGTGGCCGCCTTCCCCGCGCTGCTGTTCGTCGGCGGCCCCGGCGTGCCCTGGCGGAACGTGCTGGCCGCCGCGGCCACCCTGGGCTGCGGCCAGTACGCCCTGCTGCTGCTGGGCATGCGGGCGGGCATGCCCGCCGGGCTCACCTCGCTCGTCATCCAGGTGCAGGCGGTCTTCACCGTGATCATGGCGGTCTTCCTGCTGGGGGAACGGATCACCGCCCGCCGGGTCACCGGCATGACGGTGGCGTTCGCCGGACTCGCGCTGGTCGCCGTCGACCTGGGCACCGGCGGTCCCGTCGGGGCGTTCCTGCTGGTCGTCGGCGCGGCGCTGCTGTGGGGCATGGGCAACATCGCGGTCAGGAAGGCCGCCCCGCCCGACTCCTTCCGCTTCATGGTCTGGCTCAGCGCGGTCTCGGCCCTCCCCATGCTGGCCCTGTCCCTGGCGGTGGAGGGGGTCCCCGACCTGGAGTTCTCGGTGGCGGGCAGCCTGTCGGTGCTCTACGTGGCGCTGATCTCCACGCTCGGCGGCTTCGGCGTCTGGGGCTTCCTGCTCCAGCGCTACGACGCCTCACTGGTCGCCCCGTACTCGCTGCTCGTGCCGGTGTTCGGGATGTCCTCGGCCGCCCTGTTCACCGGCGAGCCGACCTCCCCGCTCAAGCTCGTCGCCGCCCTGCTGATCCTCTCCGGCGTCCTGTACGCGGGGACCCGCCCGCGCCGCGCTCCGGCGCCCTTCTCGCCTTCCCCGGACGCGTCCCAGGAGAACGCGGCGCGGGAAACGGAGAAGATCTAGGCGATCACCCAGGGTGGCGGGGAGGATGTCGTGGTGACCGACATACGTGCCGCGTTCGACCATTGGCCGTCACCACCTCCCCGGGGATGGGCCGCCGACGACCTTGATCACCTTCCGGCCGAGGGACCCGGCGGCGAACCAGGCTTCTTCGAGCACGTCGAGCTGATCGACGGAGCCCTCGTCTTCACGGCTCCCCAGACGCGCTTCCACGAGCGCGTGGTGTTCGGTCTCCGGGTCGTCCTGAACGCTCAGGTTCCTGAAGATCTGGCGGCGGTCACCCAGATGGACGTCAAGCTCGGACACCGGATGCGTCCCTGCCCCGACGTGCTGGTCGTCGACGCGGCGGCGGTCGAGGACGACGAGCGGACCTTCTACGTCCCCACCGAGGTGCGTCTCGCCGTCGAAGTGGTCTCCCCCGAGTCCGAGGACCGCGACCGCAAGACCAAGCCGTCCCGGTACGCCGAGGCGGGTATCGCGCATTTCTGGCGGGTGGAGAACAACGGCGGATCCCCCGTCGTCTACGTCTACGAACTCGACCCCGCCACCGGTGTGTACGCCCTCACCGGCATCCACCACGACCGGCTGACCATCCCCGTCCCGTTCCCGATCGACATCGACCTCACCGCCCTGCCCCGGTAGGCGTCCGGGACGGGGCGGGGTCAGCCCAGGTCGTCGAACTCGCCGCGCTTCACACCGCCGACGAAGGCGCTCCACACGTCCGGGGAGAAGATCAGTCTGGGGCCGCCGGGGTCCTTGGAGTCACGGACGGCCACCACACCCGGCAGATTGCCGGCCACTTCGACGCAGTTGTTGCCGCTACCGCTCCGGCTGCTCTTGCGCCAGACGGCGTTCTCCAGATCAGTCATAGGACAGCTGTTCCTTCGCCTCGGCAATCAGTTTCATGGACGCCTCCGGGGACAAAGCCGCATCACGGATGCGTACAAATGCCATTTTATAGCGATCTACTTGATCCGAGCTCTCAACGTATACGTCACCAGCCGTACCTTCTACGTAGGCGACATCGGGATCGACCTCTTCCGCAAAGGACAGAACGGTGAAGGCCCCTTCCAGCCCAGCATGCGCTCCCACTCTGTAGGGCAGGACCCGGATCGTCACGTTGGGGCGCCGAGCAGCGATCAGCAGGGCCGTCAATTGATCGCGCATCAATTCGGATCCGCCGATCGGACGGCGGATCACTCCTTCGTCCAGTACCGCATGGAGTTCCGGCGCATCGGGCCGGTTGAGCAGTGTGCGCC contains:
- a CDS encoding histidine phosphatase family protein; translated protein: MAETTVVHLLRHGEVHNPANVLYGRLPDYHLSENGRLMAKTVAKSVAGRDVTALFSSPLERAQETAAPLAETFGLEVTLDERLIEAQNIFEGLPVGGGDGVFRNPRLYRYLWNPLRPSWGEPYNHLVRRMRAAVVAARDAARGHEAILVSHQLPIWTIRLAAEGRRLPHDPRRRQCGLASLTSFCFEGSRLVSVGYSEPAAALVKRPTVPGA
- a CDS encoding DMT family transporter; amino-acid sequence: MSSLALALALASAVAHASWNLMSKQAAHADDVVFVWLVVTASTVLWAPVAAGYLLLGGTFPTPAGLAAIAGSTAVHVVYFMLLQRGYRHGDLSMVYPIARGTGPLLASLVAVVLLGERPGPAGVAGILLVGTGVFLLGATRRPTRRDLTGIGFGFAVGVCIAAYTVWDKQAVSAFGVAPLMLNYLGELGRSVVMTPAVLTTRRRGLITPTWREHRVRVLGAAVLGPFSYLLMLIAFTFSPISSVAPVREISVLIAVVLGGRLLAEGDLPRRLLAAGVIVAGVVTIALN
- a CDS encoding LysR family transcriptional regulator — its product is MLDLNRLKALHAVSVYGSVGAAAEALMVTPSAVSQQLAKLEREIGATLLERNGRGVRLTDAAGLLADHAGRILALVETAEADFEALRGEVVGRLSIGAFPTAARGLLPGALTLLRDRHPDLHLQLMEREPERQVREVIRGELDLAVVQDWMNRPMSIPEGLSRAQLLDDIADVVLPASHPLAGRPEVELAELSGERWISSSPGTVCHDWLVYTLRSAELEPEIACMADEYPTQMALVAAGQGCAIIPRLGRGPLPADVRAVPIRPRPTRKLYAIWRSDAARRPAIRAAVDALKTIAAGLPSSTPDLPSPTPDLAVR
- a CDS encoding EamA family transporter, translating into MRTRHLLLAIGLAAVWGFNFVVMEVGLQHFPPLFYVALRFLVAAFPALLFVGGPGVPWRNVLAAAATLGCGQYALLLLGMRAGMPAGLTSLVIQVQAVFTVIMAVFLLGERITARRVTGMTVAFAGLALVAVDLGTGGPVGAFLLVVGAALLWGMGNIAVRKAAPPDSFRFMVWLSAVSALPMLALSLAVEGVPDLEFSVAGSLSVLYVALISTLGGFGVWGFLLQRYDASLVAPYSLLVPVFGMSSAALFTGEPTSPLKLVAALLILSGVLYAGTRPRRAPAPFSPSPDASQENAARETEKI
- a CDS encoding Uma2 family endonuclease, which translates into the protein MTDIRAAFDHWPSPPPRGWAADDLDHLPAEGPGGEPGFFEHVELIDGALVFTAPQTRFHERVVFGLRVVLNAQVPEDLAAVTQMDVKLGHRMRPCPDVLVVDAAAVEDDERTFYVPTEVRLAVEVVSPESEDRDRKTKPSRYAEAGIAHFWRVENNGGSPVVYVYELDPATGVYALTGIHHDRLTIPVPFPIDIDLTALPR
- a CDS encoding DUF397 domain-containing protein → MTDLENAVWRKSSRSGSGNNCVEVAGNLPGVVAVRDSKDPGGPRLIFSPDVWSAFVGGVKRGEFDDLG